CGACCGCTGGCTTCGCGGTGCTAGCGATCTAAAAACCATAGATAAATTTCTATGCAAACAAAAGATTTTTTTTTGATTGATTAATAAGTAAGCTTACTCAGAGTGGCGTACAGTTAAAAATATACAAATGATTTAACTATTGCGATTTAGTTTTTCAGAACTTGAAGTCGTTTGACAATCATTCTCGGCAGTCTGCTGTTGAGACTTCTTTAAGCGCGATCGCAGATGCCAAGTTCCATTCTCCAGCCGATTTTTATCTATAGCCGATCCTTGCTATGAAATGGGTCGCTTCTAGTTAGTTCGATCTACCGTTCGTTTACCTCAATTATGGCAATCACCAATCTCATCCAGTTTAATAACCTCCGGGGCGATATCTTCGGCGGTGTCACGGCTGCCGTTGTCTCATTACCCCCGGCTGTGCATTCGGCGTTGCCTTTGGGGTGGGTCTCCGCGGTGGACTCTATGGGGCAGTTTGTGGCGGCTTTTTTGCCGCCCTGTTTGGCGGTACCCCAACGTCGTCTGAACCGACCGGGTCAATAGCCGTAAGCCCTGTCTACAGGTTCTCGTGCAACACCTGTGCTGTAGGGGTGAAGCGCCTCACTCTTACTCTCTTTAACTCGCTAAAGTTCATTTAGTTCATTCATTGCAATACTTCTCGTCAGAGGAGGTATAAGGAGGTACTCGTGGATTTTTTGTCCTTGTTTTTCATGGACTTCGTTAAGCAGTTGCAGTCCCCAACACTCGGCTTTTTAATTGGTGGTATGGTCATTGCCGCTCTCGGCAGCCAACTGCAAATTCCAGAGTCGATTGTTAAGATCATCGTCTTCATGCTGCTCACCAAAATCGGTCTGACCGGTGGTATTGCGATCCGCAATTCCAACCTGACGGAAATGATTTTACCCGCAGCGTTTTCGGTAGCAGTCGGGATTCTCATTGTATTCATCGCGCGCTATACATTGGCCAAGCTGCCAAAGGTCAAAACCGTGGATGCGATCGCGACTGGAGGGTTGTTTGGTGCCGTGAGTGGCTCTACGATGGCTGCCTCCCTAACGCTCCTGGAAGAACAAAAAATGTCTTATGAGGCATGGGCTGCCGCACTCTATCCCTTCATGGATATCCCAGCACTCGTCGCTGCAATTGTGGTTGCCAACATTTATCTCAACCGGAAGAAGCGTAGGACAGCAGACGAGTATCTCAGCAAGCAGGAATCTTTCAGCAAGCAGCCCGTTGCGGCAGGCGATTATCCCGATCGGCAAGATTATCCCGGCAACCGACAAGAGTATCGCAAGCAGAAGGATTCTGCGGATAATCGAGTCAAGATCTGGCCGATCGTACAGGAAAGCCTCCAGGGACCTGCCCTATCGGCAATGTTGCTCGGCATTGCTCTTGGCATCCTCACCCGACCGGAAAGTGTCTATGAAAGCTTTTACGACCCCCTCTTCCGCGGCTTGCTTTCGGTCTTGATGCTGGTTATGGGTATGGAGGCTTGGTCAAGGATTGGCGAACTACGCAAGGTTGCCCAGTGGTATGTCGTGTATAGCCTGGTGGCACCGTTTGTGCATGGGCTAATCGCCTTCGGTCTCGGTCTGATTGCCCACTACGCCACAGGATTCAGCCTTGGCGGTGTCGTGATTCTAGCCGTCATCGCCGCCTCCAGTTCAGACATCTCAGGCCCGCCCACGTTGCGAGCTGGTATCCCGTCCGCTAATCCCTCCGCCTACATCGGTGCCTCCACAGCCATCGGTACGCCCGTTGCGATCGGCTTGTGTATACCGTTTTTCCTCGGGCTTGCCCAGGCAATCGGCGGCGGCTAGTCCCAGTCGGGCGCAGTCTGTCGGCGCTCCCTTGTCTCGGCAGACCAAGTAGATCAACATATAAGATCGAGATACAGAGGTAAGAAGGTAACTAACATGGCTAAGCCAGCGAAAAAGCTTGTCATCGTCACAGAAAAGATTTTGCTGAAAAAGATCGCCAATATTATCGATGAATCCGGGGCGACTGGTTATACGGTGGTGGAGACTGGCGGTAAAGGCAGTCGCAACGTGCGATCGTCAGGTCAACCCAGCGTTTCTGACACCACGGCGAATATAAAGTTCGAGATACTTACCCCAGATCGGGATATGGCTGAGAATATTGCGGATCAGGTCGGAGTGAAGTTTTTCCTCGATTATGCGGGCATTATCTACATCTGTGACGCGGAGGTCCTGTACGGGCACAGTTTCTGTGGACCAGACGGCTGTTGAATCGAGACGACTTAGACACAAAAAGCCGGGTCATGACCCCGGCTTTTTGGTAGCCGTTACTTCAAACTTTAGTACCCCCCGCAGTTTTATGACTCCCTCAAACCCTTAACCTTCATTGCTTTAAACTCATGATTTTGTCCAACATTCTGCCTCCTTTCAGTGGGGGGATAGCCGCTCTCATGACTCCGCTACCATTCCTGGCGACCGTTGTTGCTGAGGATTCACCTATTATTCTGTCTGGCGTATTGCTGACGCTGGTAGTAATTTATCTAGCCAGCAAGTTTGGCGCAGAGGTCGCAAGGCGATTGGATTTTCCACCCGTCCTGGGGGAACTGGTCGCTGGTGTGATTGTCGGCGTTTCAGCGTTGCACCTGGTGATTTTTCCCGAAGGAGGGCTGTCTGCCTCTGACTCGGTAATTATGACGGCGTTGCAAGGGTTAAATCAATTGGCACCGGATGCGCTGACCCGAATCTTTGAATCGCAAAGTGAAGTGATTT
This window of the Chroococcidiopsis thermalis PCC 7203 genome carries:
- a CDS encoding sodium-dependent bicarbonate transport family permease, whose protein sequence is MDFLSLFFMDFVKQLQSPTLGFLIGGMVIAALGSQLQIPESIVKIIVFMLLTKIGLTGGIAIRNSNLTEMILPAAFSVAVGILIVFIARYTLAKLPKVKTVDAIATGGLFGAVSGSTMAASLTLLEEQKMSYEAWAAALYPFMDIPALVAAIVVANIYLNRKKRRTADEYLSKQESFSKQPVAAGDYPDRQDYPGNRQEYRKQKDSADNRVKIWPIVQESLQGPALSAMLLGIALGILTRPESVYESFYDPLFRGLLSVLMLVMGMEAWSRIGELRKVAQWYVVYSLVAPFVHGLIAFGLGLIAHYATGFSLGGVVILAVIAASSSDISGPPTLRAGIPSANPSAYIGASTAIGTPVAIGLCIPFFLGLAQAIGGG
- a CDS encoding P-II family nitrogen regulator — encoded protein: MAKPAKKLVIVTEKILLKKIANIIDESGATGYTVVETGGKGSRNVRSSGQPSVSDTTANIKFEILTPDRDMAENIADQVGVKFFLDYAGIIYICDAEVLYGHSFCGPDGC